Proteins from a genomic interval of Lolium perenne isolate Kyuss_39 chromosome 1, Kyuss_2.0, whole genome shotgun sequence:
- the LOC127340261 gene encoding peroxidase 57-like, whose translation MAHTRATFMLAVALAVLGLTTTQAQLQNGFYKGKCGANDVEAIVQGVVKARFSREPAVAAYLLRLQFHECGVNGCDGGLLIDGPGAEKTAPPNLSVKGYDLIADVKTELEKRCPGVVSCSDIEILATRDAVRLAGGNAYAVRTGRRDRRQSKAVDVNLPGPESTVAQATAFFSKLGLGQMDMVLLLGAHTVGVTHCSAIKSSRLYSYGGKAGATDPSLDPYYAFVYKNYVCPNKPSTDNTVVFLDDQWSALKVDKSFYKMLQKRRGVLSVDQNLYGNGAPTRWMVDMLANTDNFSWLFPQALVKLSEVNVLTGTQGEIRRVCNKFN comes from the exons ATGGCGCACACGAGGGCAACGTTTATGCTAGCGGTGGCACTCGCCGTGCTGGGCCTCACCACCACTCAGGCGCAGCTACAGAATGGGTTCTACAAGGGCAAGTGTGGCGCCAACGACGTGGAGGCGATCGTGCAGGGCGTCGTCAAGGCCCGCTTCTCCCGTGAACCCGCCGTCGCCGCCTACTTGCTGCGATTGCAGTTCCACGAGTGCGGCGTCAAT GGCTGCGACGGCGGGCTTCTGATCGACGGTCCGGGGGCGGAGAAGACGGCACCGCCGAACCTGAGCGTGAAGGGCTACGACCTGATCGCGGACGTCAAGACGGAGCTCGAGAAGCGGTGCCCGGGCGTCGTCTCCTGCTCCGACATCGAGATCCTCGCT ACAAG GGACGCGGTCCGTCTGGCCGGCGGGAACGCCTACGCGGTGCGCACCGGGCGGAGGGACAGGCGGCAGTCCAAGGCCGTCGACGTGAACCTGCCGGGGCCGGAGAGCACGGTGGCGCAGGCCACCGCCTTCTTCAGCAAGCTCGGGCTCGGCCAGATGGACATGGTCCTGCTGCTGGGCGCGCACACGGTGGGCGTCACGCACTGCAGCGCCATCAAGAGCAGCCGCCTCTACAGCTACGGCGGCAAGGCCGGCGCCACGGACCCGAGCCTGGACCCCTACTACGCGTTCGTGTACAAGAACTACGTGTGCCCCAACAAGCCGTCAACCGACAACACCGTCGTGTTCCTGGACGACCAGTGGAGCgcgctcaaggtggacaagagctTCTACAAGATGCTGCAGAAACGCCGCGGCGTGCTCTCCGTCGACCAGAACCTCTACGGCAATGGCGCCCCCACCAGGTGGATGGTCGACATGCTCGCCAACACCGACAACTTCAGCTGGCTCTTCCCCCAGGCGCTCGTCAAGCTAAGCGAGGTCAATGTCCTAACCGGAACGCAGGGAGAGATCCGCAGGGTCTGCAACAAGTTCAACTGA
- the LOC127327811 gene encoding uncharacterized protein, whose amino-acid sequence MAALRHAARRLCERSLASSPGAAEEQRRIFLHGSSPGRRFMSDSTVGGKPQTTTCPHSELRMEFEDKKQELYDLCLEMRSTGAFKSYWENIQNLRLISHLAAQVKRRSEDPNWRRYRLNRYVYDFVTGYFCLGFLGYQLFGSSGEKEGEAKSEASNLSD is encoded by the exons ATGGCGGCGCTCAGGCACGCGGCGAGGAGGCTCTGCGAGCGCTCGCTGGCGAGTTCACCGGGCGCGGCAGAGGAGCAACGGAGAATCTTTCTCCACGGCTCTTCCCCTGGCCGCCGGTTTATGTCTGACTCCACCGTCGGCGGGAAG CCACAGACTACAACATGTCCTCACAGTGAGCTTAGGATGGAATTCGAGGACAAGAAACAAGAGCTCTATGACTTGTGCCTGGAGATGAGAAGCACTGGAGCGTTCAAATCTTATTGGGAAAATATTCAGAATTTACGGCTCATCTCCCATCTTGCTGCACAAGTGAAGCGTAGATCTGAAGACCCCAACTG GCGGAGATACCGACTAAATAGATATGTCTACGATTTCGTCACTGGATACTTCTGTCTGGGATTTTTGGGTTACCAGCTCTTTGGATCCTCCGGCGAGAAAGAAGGCGAAGCAAAGAGTGAAGCCAGCAACTTGTCGGACTGA